The Bacillota bacterium region GCCGGCTCGCATCTCCAGATCGGGTAACGTGCTGGTGTCCCTTTGCTCTTGGTCAGGGTGGTTTTCGCCCATGAATTTAGCCCGTACACGACCCAAGGCTTTTGCTTACGCCTGTATGGTTTTCCTCGCAGGGGCCGCCGTCCTCGCGTATTGGGGTTTTTCGCTGCGCATGTTGGGTTGGCTCCAGGTGCTGCTGTTTTCGCTGGTTGCGGCCAGTGTCGAACTGGTCCCAACTCAGATCCCTAGGGAGAATGCTACGGCTTCGTCGGGGTTTGCGATCACTTATGCGGCTTTACTGGCGTGCGGGCCGGCTTACGCCGCCTGGGCCGCTGCGCTGGGGACTTTACGCTTGCGCGATCTGAGGGGTCAGGTGGCATGGCCCCTAGTGTTGTTCAACCGTGGCCAACTGGCTCTGTCGGCGTCGGCAGCCGGTGCCGCATACATGCTGGCGGGGGGGAAGCCGGGTGCAATCTCCTTCCCTGCTGACGTGCCAGCCATCCTGGTGGCAGGCGTGGTGTATTTCCTGGTCAACCTCTCCTTCGTGGTGGAAGCCTCGTCTCTGTTACGGGGGGTTCCCTTCTGGCAAACCTGGAAGGCCAACTACAAATGGGTGACGCCGAACTTCCTGGGGTTGGTGCCGCTGGGGGCGGTGCTGGCTGAGTTGTACCTGCAGGTGGGGGCGGCCAGCCTGGTCCTGGCCGTTTTGCCGCTGTTAGTGGCCCGGCTGTCGTTCCAGCGTTACCTGGACGTGCGGCAGGCGTACGTGCAGACCATTGCCGCGCTTAGCTCGGCGCTGGACGCCAAGGATGCTTACACGCGGGGTCACTGCGACCGGGTGGC contains the following coding sequences:
- a CDS encoding HD-GYP domain-containing protein; amino-acid sequence: MNLARTRPKAFAYACMVFLAGAAVLAYWGFSLRMLGWLQVLLFSLVAASVELVPTQIPRENATASSGFAITYAALLACGPAYAAWAAALGTLRLRDLRGQVAWPLVLFNRGQLALSASAAGAAYMLAGGKPGAISFPADVPAILVAGVVYFLVNLSFVVEASSLLRGVPFWQTWKANYKWVTPNFLGLVPLGAVLAELYLQVGAASLVLAVLPLLVARLSFQRYLDVRQAYVQTIAALSSALDAKDAYTRGHCDRVAELAAAIGRELHLPEDKLELLSHVGRLHDVGKIGIRDAVLKKPGIFTPGEYGKMQMHVVLGAEIVERISLLGEGTRWVLHHHERFDGTGFPAGLRGEDIPLGARIIAVADAYDALTSDRPYKRALGREEALAEMRRCAGTQFDPRLVEVLVKLVGACPAATGEAEALVAATRTGGGVR